A region from the Ctenopharyngodon idella isolate HZGC_01 chromosome 13, HZGC01, whole genome shotgun sequence genome encodes:
- the tmem72 gene encoding transmembrane protein 72 isoform X1, translating into MKGSALWVIVECACRVLGISTAAVLCAVGIETQRQGEFNSLAVYLLLSSVVIMIFEVAYFIDALLATCLPCPPTWKIFILWKKMANVGGFQKFLYYTMMSVMCFLHPVLVWHAVIPGVMLVVTGFFNFILSKKKKTDLPKESSATYGDPALSSVCVTDRGDTEHTFSFFHVISGKRASFFPSNSRLHGPTDRAQSVKSAQHKKSQTDTRNVHFIESLRCNDTELEEYHEVEPEETTSDKAPMITL; encoded by the exons ATGAAGGGCTCAGCTTTATGGGTTATAGTGGAATGTGCCTGCAGAGTTCTTGGCATCTCGACTGCTGCAG TGCTTTGTGCAGTGGGTATAGAGACTCAGAGACAGGGGGAGTTCAACAGCTTGGCCGTCTATCTCCT GCTTTCCTCGGtggtgattatgatttttgaaGTCGCCTATTTCATTGATGCTCTGTTGGCGACGTGCCTTCC TTGTCCACCCACATGGAAGATTTTCATTCTTTGGAAGAAGATGGCCAACGTTGGAGGTTTCCAGAAATTTCTGTATTACACAATGATGTCTGTGATGTGTTTCCTGCATCCAGTCCTCGTGTGGCATGCTGTAATACCAG GAGTTATGCTGGTAGTGACTGGATTCTTTAACTTCATATtgagcaaaaagaaaaagacagatCTGCCTAAAGAGTCCAGTGCAACGTATGGTGACCCGGCTCTGTCTTCTGTCTGTGTCACAGACAGGGGGGACACTGAACACACATTCTCTTTCTTCCATGTCATCTCCGGCAAAAGAGCATCTTTTTTTCCTAGCAATAGCCGATTACATGGTCCCACAGACAGGGCTCAGTCAGTGAAGAGTGCCCAACACAAGAAAAGTCAAACAGACACAAGAAATGTGCACTTCATTGAGAGTCTCAGATGTAATGATACTGAATTGGAAGAATACCATGAGGTGGAGCCAGAGGAGACCACATCAGATAAAGCACCAATGATTACACTGTAA
- the tmem72 gene encoding transmembrane protein 72 isoform X2, whose amino-acid sequence MIFEVAYFIDALLATCLPCPPTWKIFILWKKMANVGGFQKFLYYTMMSVMCFLHPVLVWHAVIPGVMLVVTGFFNFILSKKKKTDLPKESSATYGDPALSSVCVTDRGDTEHTFSFFHVISGKRASFFPSNSRLHGPTDRAQSVKSAQHKKSQTDTRNVHFIESLRCNDTELEEYHEVEPEETTSDKAPMITL is encoded by the exons atgatttttgaaGTCGCCTATTTCATTGATGCTCTGTTGGCGACGTGCCTTCC TTGTCCACCCACATGGAAGATTTTCATTCTTTGGAAGAAGATGGCCAACGTTGGAGGTTTCCAGAAATTTCTGTATTACACAATGATGTCTGTGATGTGTTTCCTGCATCCAGTCCTCGTGTGGCATGCTGTAATACCAG GAGTTATGCTGGTAGTGACTGGATTCTTTAACTTCATATtgagcaaaaagaaaaagacagatCTGCCTAAAGAGTCCAGTGCAACGTATGGTGACCCGGCTCTGTCTTCTGTCTGTGTCACAGACAGGGGGGACACTGAACACACATTCTCTTTCTTCCATGTCATCTCCGGCAAAAGAGCATCTTTTTTTCCTAGCAATAGCCGATTACATGGTCCCACAGACAGGGCTCAGTCAGTGAAGAGTGCCCAACACAAGAAAAGTCAAACAGACACAAGAAATGTGCACTTCATTGAGAGTCTCAGATGTAATGATACTGAATTGGAAGAATACCATGAGGTGGAGCCAGAGGAGACCACATCAGATAAAGCACCAATGATTACACTGTAA